Below is a genomic region from Escherichia ruysiae.
AGTTGATTCAGCACGATATCGATTTTGTTGCCGACCACGGCGTGAAATTTGAGTATGGCTGTTCACCGGATCTGACCGTCGAACAGTTAAAAAATCAGGGCTTCCACTATGTTCTGATTGCCACCGGCACCGATAAAAACAGCGGTGTGAAGCTGGCGGGCAACAACCAGAATGTCTGGAAATCGCTCCCCTTCCTGCGCGAGTACAACAAAGGCGCAGTGCTCAACTTGGGTAAACATGTGGTGATTGTCGGTGCGGGTAACACCGCAATGGACTGCGCCCGTGCGGCGTTACGCGTTCCGGGCGTTGAAAAAGCGACTGTCGTTTACCGTCGTTCACTACAAGAGATGCCAGCATGGCGCGAAGAGTATGAAGAAGCACGACACGATGGCGTAGAGTTCCGTTTCCTCAATAACCCAGAACGTTTCGATGCGGATGGCACCTTAACGTTGCGCGTCATGTCGCTTGGCGAACCCGATGAGAAAGGCCGTCGCCGTCCGGTTGAAACCAGCGAAACAGTAACGCTGCACGTAGACAGCCTGATCACCGCCATTGGCGAACAGCAGGATACCGAAGCCCTGAACGCAATGGGCGTGCCGCTGGACAAAAACGGCTGGCCTGATGTCGACCATAACGGCGAAACTCGTCTGACTGACGTCTTTATGATTGGTGACGTACAGCGCGGTCCGTCCTCTATTGTCGCGGCTGTCGGAACGGCTCGACGAGCCACCGATGCCATCCTTAGTCGAGAAAATATCCGCTCCCACCAGAGCGATAAATACTGGAACAACGTTAACCCGGCGGAAATCTACCAACGTAAAGGCGATATCTCTGTCACCCTGGTGAACAGTGACGATCGTGACGCGTTTGTCGCCCAGGAAGCCGCTCGCTGCCTTGAATGTAACTACGTTTGCAGCAAGTGTGTGGATGTCTGCCCGAACCGCGCCAACGTCTCAATTGCCGTCCCTGGCTTCCAGAACCGTTTCCAGACGCTGCACCTCGACGCTTACTGTAACGAATGCGGCAACTGCGCTCAGTTCTGCCCGTGGAACGGTAAACCGTACAAAGACAAAATCACCGTCTTTAGTCTGTCGCAAGACTTTGATAACAGCAGCAACCCAGGCTTCCTGGTGGAAGATGATCGTGTGCGTGTACGTCTGAATAACCAAAGCTGGGTGCTGAATATCAATAGCGAAGGTCAGTTCGACAACGTACCGCCAGAGCTGAACGATATGTGCCGCATCATTAGCCATGTCCACCAGCATCATCATTATCTGCTGAGCCGCGTGGAGGTGTAATCATGTTGATTCTGAAGAATGTCACCGCAGTACAGTTACACCCGGCAAAAGTGCAGGAAGGCGTCGATATCGCCATCGAAAATGATGTGATTGTCGCGATCGGCGATGCTCTGACGCAGCGTTATCCTGACGCCAGCTACAAAGAGATGCATGGCCGGATTGTGATGCCTGGGATTGTCTGCTCACACAACCATTTTTACTCGGGACTTTCGCGCGGAATTATGGCGAACATCGCTCCCTGCCCGGATTTCATCTCAACGCTGAAAAATCTTTGGTGGCGGCTCGATCGTGCCCTTGATGAAGAGTCGCTCTATTACAGCGGGCTGATTTGTTCACTCGAAGCAATCAAGAGCGGATGCACGTCGGTTATCGATCACCATGCGTCCCCGGCTTATATCGGCGGGTCGCTCTCGACGCTGCGCAACGCATTTTTAAAAGTTGGCCTGCGTGCGATGACCTGTTTTGAAACCACTGACCGTAACAACGGCATCACAGAGTTACAGGAAGGTGTAGAAGAAAACATCCGTTTCGCCCGTCAGATTGACGACGCAAAGAAAGTAGCTACCGAGCCATATCTGGTGGAAGCGCATATTGGTGCTCACGCGCCGTTTACCGTGCCGGATGCCGGTCTGGAAATGCTGCGCGAAGCCGTAAAAGCCACCGGGCGTGGTTTACACATTCACGCTGCTGAAGACCTTTACGACGTTTCTCACAGTCACCACTGGTACGGCAAAGATCTGCTGGCACGACTGGCGCAATTCGATCTTATCGACAGCAAAACGCTGGTCGCCCACGGCCTGTATCTGTCGAAAGAGGATATCGCCCTGCTTAATCAGCATGGCGCGTTCCTGGTACATAACGCCCGCTCCAACATGAATAACCATGTTGGTTACAACCATCATCTTAGCGATATCCGCAATCTGGCACTGGGAACCGACGGTATCGGTTCAGACATGTTTGAAGAGATGAAATTCGCCTTCTTTAAACATCGTGACGCTGGTGGTCCGCTGTGGCCTGACAGTTTTGCCAAAGCCCTGACTAACGGCAATGAACTAATGAGTCGCAACTTTGGTGCGAAATTCGGCCTGCTGGAAGCAGGTTATAAAGCCGATTTAACCATTTGCGATTACACCTCGCCAACGCCGTTGCTGGCGGACAATATCGCCGGTCATATCGCTTTCGGCATGGGTTCAGGCAGCGTTCACAGCGTGATGGTCAACGGTGTGATGGTCTATGAAGACCGTCAGTTTAACTTCGATTGCGATTCCATTTATGCGCAAGCCAGAAAAGCCGCAGCCGGTATGTGGCGTCGGATGGATGCGCTGGCATAAATGACAGATACCCTCTTCCTTCAAGGAAGAGGGTTAAATAAGGAAAGAAGATGATTGAACAATTTTTCAGACCCGACTCTGTCGAACAGGCGCTGGAACTGAAGCGCCGCTTCCAGGATGAAGCCGTCTGGTTCGCCGGGGGCAGCAAACTCAACGCTACACCAACCCGTACCGATAAAAAGATTGCCATTTCCTTACAGGATCTGGAACTGGACTGGGTTGACTGGGATAACGGTGCACTGCGGATTGGCGCAATGTCTCGCTTGCAGCCACTGCGTGATGCGCGATTTATTCCTGCAGCACTGCGTGAAGCCCTCGGTTTTGTTTACTCACGCCATGTTCGTAATCAGTCGACCATTGGTGGCGAAATCGCCGCCCGGCAGGAAGAGTCGGTGCTGCTTCCCGTCCTGCTGGCACTGGATGCTGAACTGGTTTTTGGCAACGGCGAAACGCTGTCAATTGAGGACTACCTGTCCTGCCCATGTGATCGTCTGCTGACAGAAATCATCATTAAAGATCCGTATCGCACCTGCGCGACTCGCAAAATTAGCCGTTCCCAGGCTGGGTTAACGGTGGTGACTGCGGCCGTTGCATTAACCGACCACGACGGTATGCGAATTGCGCTGGATGGCGTCGCCAGTAAAGCACTGCGTTTGCACGATGTCGAAAAACAAAATCTGGAAGGTAATGCACTGGAACAGGCCGTCGCCAACGCCATTTTCCCGCAGGAAGATTTGCGGGGCAGCGTGGCCTATAAACGCTATATCACAGGAGTTCTGGTAGCCGACCTGTATGCCGACTGCCAACAGGCTGGGGAGGAAGCCGTATGATTATCCACTTTACTTTAAATGGCGCGCCCCAGGCATTAACCGTTAATCCTGGCGAAAACGTGCAAAAGCTGTTGTTTAACATGGGAATGCACTCTGTACGCAACAGTGATGATGGTTTCGGTTTTGCCGGTTCTGACGCAATTATCTTTAACGGTAATATCGTCAACGCATCCCTGCTTATTGCCGCACAGTTAGAAAAAGCAGACATTCGTACCGCAGAATCGCTGGGCAAATGGAACGAGTTAAGTCTGGTTCAACAGGCAATGGTTGATGTCGGTGTTGTACAGTCCGGTTATAACGATCCGGCTGCGGCGCTGATTATCACCGATCTTCTCGATCGCATCGCTGCACCTACCCGCGAAGAGATCGACGACGCGCTTTCTGGTCTGTTCAGCCGCGATGCAGGCTGGCAGCAATACTACCAGGTCGTTGAACTGGCGGTTGCACGTAAAAATAACCCACAGGCCACGATTGATATCGCCCCGACTTTCCGCGACGACCTTGAAGTCATTGGTAAGCACTATCCTAAAACTGATGCAGCGAAAATGGTGCAGGCGAAACCCTGCTATGTTGAAGACCGCGTAACGGCTGACGCCTGCGTCATTAAAATGTTACGTAGCCCACACGCTCACGCACTGATTACCCATCTGGATGTCAGCAAAGCCGAGGCTTTACCGGGCGTTGTTCACGTTATTACTCACCTGAATTGCCCGGACATCTACTACACACCTGGTGGTCAGAGCGCGCCGGAACCGTCACCACTTGACCGCCGCATGTTCGGCAAGAAAATGCGTCATGTCGGCGATCGCGTTGCTGCAGTCGTTGCTGAAAGTGAAGAAATTGCGCTCGAAGCACTGAAGCTCATCGACGTTGAATATGAAGTGCTTAAACCGGTAATGTCGATCGACGAAGCAATGGCGGAAGATGCACCTGTCGTGCACGATGAACCGGTGGTGTATGTCGCTGGTGCGCCAGATACTCTGGAAGATGACAACAGTCATGCAGCCCAGCGCGGCGAGCATATGATCATTAACTTCCCTATCGGTTCTCGCCCACGCAAAAATATCGCCGCCAGTATTCATGGTCATATTGGCGATATGGATAAAGGCTTCGCCGATGCCGATGTGATCATTGAGCGAACCTATAACTCAACTCAGGCGCAGCAATGCCCGACTGAAACACATATCTGCTTTACCCGCATGGATGGCGATCGGCTGGTTATTCACGCCTCCACTCAAGTACCGTGGCACTTACGCCGCCAGGTTGCGCGCCTTGTAGGTATGAAACAACATAAAGTTCATGTCATTAAAGAACGCGTAGGCGGCGGTTTTGGTTCCAAACAGGACATCCTGCTGGAAGAAGTGTGCGCCTGGGCAACCTGCGTGACCGGGCGTCCGGTGCTGTTCCGCTACACCCGTGAAGAAGAGTTTATTGCTAACACTTCTCGTCACGTCGCGAAAGTCACCGTCAAACTGGGGGCGAAAAAAGATGGTCGCCTGACGGCAGTGAAGATGGATTTCCGCGCCAACACAGGTCCTTACGGCAACCATTCACTCACCGTACCGTGTAACGGGCCGGCTCTGTCGCTGCCGTTATATCCGTG
It encodes:
- the ssnA gene encoding putative aminohydrolase SsnA, with the protein product MLILKNVTAVQLHPAKVQEGVDIAIENDVIVAIGDALTQRYPDASYKEMHGRIVMPGIVCSHNHFYSGLSRGIMANIAPCPDFISTLKNLWWRLDRALDEESLYYSGLICSLEAIKSGCTSVIDHHASPAYIGGSLSTLRNAFLKVGLRAMTCFETTDRNNGITELQEGVEENIRFARQIDDAKKVATEPYLVEAHIGAHAPFTVPDAGLEMLREAVKATGRGLHIHAAEDLYDVSHSHHWYGKDLLARLAQFDLIDSKTLVAHGLYLSKEDIALLNQHGAFLVHNARSNMNNHVGYNHHLSDIRNLALGTDGIGSDMFEEMKFAFFKHRDAGGPLWPDSFAKALTNGNELMSRNFGAKFGLLEAGYKADLTICDYTSPTPLLADNIAGHIAFGMGSGSVHSVMVNGVMVYEDRQFNFDCDSIYAQARKAAAGMWRRMDALA
- the ygfM gene encoding molybdopterin-dependent oxidoreductase FAD-binding subunit; this encodes MIEQFFRPDSVEQALELKRRFQDEAVWFAGGSKLNATPTRTDKKIAISLQDLELDWVDWDNGALRIGAMSRLQPLRDARFIPAALREALGFVYSRHVRNQSTIGGEIAARQEESVLLPVLLALDAELVFGNGETLSIEDYLSCPCDRLLTEIIIKDPYRTCATRKISRSQAGLTVVTAAVALTDHDGMRIALDGVASKALRLHDVEKQNLEGNALEQAVANAIFPQEDLRGSVAYKRYITGVLVADLYADCQQAGEEAV
- a CDS encoding molybdopterin-dependent oxidoreductase Mo/Fe-S-binding subunit; its protein translation is MIIHFTLNGAPQALTVNPGENVQKLLFNMGMHSVRNSDDGFGFAGSDAIIFNGNIVNASLLIAAQLEKADIRTAESLGKWNELSLVQQAMVDVGVVQSGYNDPAAALIITDLLDRIAAPTREEIDDALSGLFSRDAGWQQYYQVVELAVARKNNPQATIDIAPTFRDDLEVIGKHYPKTDAAKMVQAKPCYVEDRVTADACVIKMLRSPHAHALITHLDVSKAEALPGVVHVITHLNCPDIYYTPGGQSAPEPSPLDRRMFGKKMRHVGDRVAAVVAESEEIALEALKLIDVEYEVLKPVMSIDEAMAEDAPVVHDEPVVYVAGAPDTLEDDNSHAAQRGEHMIINFPIGSRPRKNIAASIHGHIGDMDKGFADADVIIERTYNSTQAQQCPTETHICFTRMDGDRLVIHASTQVPWHLRRQVARLVGMKQHKVHVIKERVGGGFGSKQDILLEEVCAWATCVTGRPVLFRYTREEEFIANTSRHVAKVTVKLGAKKDGRLTAVKMDFRANTGPYGNHSLTVPCNGPALSLPLYPCDNVDFQVTTYYSNICPNGAYQGYGAPKGNFAITMALAELAEQLQIDQLEIIERNRVHEGQELKILGAIGEGKAPTSVPSAASCALEEILRQGREMIQWSSPKPQNGDWRIGRGVAIIMQKSGIPDIDQANCMIKLESDGTFIVHSGGADIGTGLDTVVTKLAAEVLHCPPQDVHVISGDTDHALFDKGAYASSGTCFSGNAARMAAENLREKILFHGAQMLGEPLEDVQLATPGVVRGKKGEVSFGDIAHKGETGTGFGSLVGTASYITPDFAFPYGANFAEVAVNMRTGEIRLDKFYALLDCGTPVNPELALGQIYGATLRAIGHSMSEEIIYDAEGHPLTRDLRSYGAPKIGDIPRDFRAVLVPSDDKVGPFGAKSISEIGVNGAAPAIATAIHDACGIWLREWHFTPEKILTALEKI